In the Paraburkholderia acidisoli genome, one interval contains:
- the fhuB gene encoding Fe(3+)-hydroxamate ABC transporter permease FhuB: MPDLSIPRASAPGLRHARRPVLAVLALLALAFALTLHGWAAQVPREAWLRAAFAPAPDHIGEMVAHYSWLPRLVLSLLCGGALALAGVVFQQVLRNPLAEPMTVGVAAGAWLALMLATLWAPAWLLAWREGVALGGGALAMLFVFALAWRRAFAPVALVLGGMIVNLYCGALGLALSIVYERSLTALFIWGGGALAQQDWHTTRWLLPRVAVCAMACAALVRPLTLAGLDDAGARSLGLSLSRARFAALAAAVALTAFVVAAVGMIGFIGLAAPALARACGARRLRDQLTWAPLIGALLLWVTDQAVQQLGGLAGELLPTGAATALFGGPLLLWLVPRLKARAAPPGVQAQLPSPPCTPSRAAATRKLLILAGGALLVAVALAAGFGRGAAGWHWASAAEWTALAHWRVPRIESALAVGALLALAGTLLQRLSGNPLASPEVLGISGGGMLGMLVLLWLVRAPGAPLLFAACAAGAFATLLAMLALARRSGFAPEPMLLAGIAVSALSQAVFGLVIAGSGPFAPLLRNLLMGSTYLIDETFASMALTLAVALLALALLCTRWLDILPLGANVTAALGVPVRRARFVILLLAALLSAAAAMIVGPLSFIGLMAPHIVRRMGVRRAAAELLASALFGALLMVVSDWLGRNVLFPQQMPAGLLAMLAGGLYLMVSLGR, translated from the coding sequence ATGCCTGATCTGTCGATCCCGCGCGCGAGCGCGCCCGGCCTGCGCCACGCGCGCCGCCCCGTGCTAGCCGTGCTCGCGTTGCTGGCGCTGGCCTTTGCGCTCACGCTGCATGGCTGGGCGGCGCAGGTGCCGCGCGAGGCGTGGCTGCGCGCGGCGTTCGCGCCCGCGCCGGACCACATCGGCGAAATGGTCGCGCACTACAGCTGGCTGCCGCGCCTCGTGCTGTCGCTGCTGTGCGGCGGCGCGCTCGCGCTCGCGGGCGTGGTGTTCCAGCAGGTGCTGCGCAATCCGCTCGCCGAACCAATGACCGTGGGCGTTGCCGCGGGCGCGTGGCTCGCGCTCATGCTCGCCACGCTATGGGCGCCCGCATGGCTGCTCGCGTGGCGCGAAGGCGTCGCGCTCGGCGGCGGCGCGCTCGCGATGCTGTTCGTGTTCGCGCTCGCCTGGCGGCGCGCGTTCGCGCCGGTGGCGCTCGTGCTCGGCGGCATGATCGTCAACCTCTATTGCGGCGCGCTGGGCCTCGCGCTGTCGATCGTCTACGAGCGCTCGCTCACGGCGCTCTTCATCTGGGGCGGCGGCGCGCTCGCGCAGCAGGACTGGCATACGACGCGCTGGCTGCTGCCGCGCGTGGCGGTGTGCGCGATGGCGTGCGCGGCGCTCGTGCGCCCGCTCACGCTCGCGGGCCTCGACGACGCGGGCGCGCGCAGCCTCGGTCTCTCGTTGTCGCGCGCGCGCTTCGCGGCGCTCGCCGCGGCCGTGGCCTTGACGGCCTTCGTGGTCGCGGCCGTGGGCATGATCGGCTTTATCGGCCTCGCGGCGCCCGCGCTGGCGCGGGCCTGCGGCGCGCGGCGGCTGCGCGACCAGCTCACGTGGGCGCCGCTCATCGGCGCATTGCTGCTGTGGGTCACCGACCAGGCCGTGCAGCAACTGGGCGGCCTCGCGGGCGAACTGCTCCCCACGGGCGCGGCCACGGCGCTGTTCGGCGGGCCGCTGCTGCTGTGGCTGGTGCCGCGCCTGAAGGCGCGCGCCGCGCCGCCGGGCGTGCAAGCGCAACTCCCCAGCCCGCCGTGCACGCCGAGCCGGGCCGCCGCCACGCGCAAGCTGCTGATCCTCGCCGGTGGCGCGCTGCTCGTCGCCGTCGCGCTGGCGGCGGGCTTCGGGCGCGGCGCGGCGGGCTGGCATTGGGCCAGCGCGGCCGAATGGACGGCGCTCGCGCACTGGCGCGTGCCGCGCATCGAAAGCGCGCTGGCCGTGGGCGCGCTGCTCGCGCTGGCGGGCACGCTGCTGCAACGGCTCTCCGGCAATCCGCTGGCGAGCCCCGAAGTGCTCGGCATCAGCGGCGGCGGCATGCTTGGCATGCTCGTGCTGCTGTGGCTCGTGCGTGCGCCGGGCGCGCCGCTCCTGTTCGCGGCCTGCGCGGCGGGCGCGTTCGCGACCTTGCTGGCGATGCTCGCGCTCGCGCGCCGCAGCGGCTTCGCGCCAGAGCCAATGCTGCTCGCGGGCATTGCCGTGAGCGCGCTGTCGCAAGCCGTGTTCGGCCTCGTGATCGCGGGCAGCGGCCCGTTTGCGCCTCTGCTGCGCAATCTGCTGATGGGCTCGACCTATTTGATCGACGAAACCTTTGCGTCGATGGCGCTCACGCTCGCCGTCGCTTTGCTCGCGCTCGCGTTACTCTGCACGCGTTGGCTCGATATCCTGCCGCTCGGCGCGAACGTCACGGCGGCGCTCGGCGTGCCGGTGCGGCGCGCGCGCTTCGTGATCCTGCTGCTGGCAGCCCTGTTGAGCGCGGCGGCGGCGATGATCGTCGGGCCGCTGTCGTTCATCGGGCTGATGGCGCCGCATATCGTGCGCCGCATGGGCGTGCGGCGCGCCGCCGCCGAGCTGCTGGCCTCGGCGCTGTTCGGCGCGCTGTTGATGGTGGTGTCGGACTGGCTCGGCCGCAACGTGCTGTTTCCGCAGCAAATGCCGGCGGGCCTGCTCGCGATGCTCGCGGGCGGTCTCTATCTGATGGTGTCGCTCGGTCGCTAA
- a CDS encoding ABC transporter substrate-binding protein — MNRRDALKFALAALAGGASACAGQGAGAQSLASAPPRRIVAMDFGLIEMLLTLGVTPLATSVPDWYRRTNVAPPLPASVIDIGLLYQPNFELLAQLRPDLFVITPAHAPLRAQLERIAPTLTLALSAPGVAPWRQIAAETRRLAQRLAREPAAEAAIASAEASLAQVRQRLAARPDVLKRPVFVVEFVDDRHVLAFGAPSLFGDVMTRVGLANAWTRDTNARGYAMTDFTRLAAVRDAGEACLVYLEPLPDAARATLASGVLWRSLPFARARRVAAMPKVSPGGALYSGARFARQLADALLAEAGHA; from the coding sequence ATGAATCGCCGCGACGCGCTCAAGTTCGCGCTGGCCGCGCTCGCCGGCGGGGCGAGCGCGTGCGCGGGGCAGGGCGCCGGCGCGCAAAGCCTGGCGAGCGCTCCGCCGCGGCGCATCGTGGCGATGGATTTCGGGCTCATCGAGATGCTGCTGACGCTCGGCGTGACGCCGCTCGCGACCTCCGTGCCGGACTGGTATCGGCGCACCAACGTCGCGCCGCCGCTGCCCGCGAGCGTGATCGACATCGGTTTGCTGTATCAGCCCAATTTCGAACTGCTCGCGCAATTGCGTCCTGATCTCTTCGTCATCACGCCCGCCCATGCGCCGCTGCGCGCGCAGCTGGAGCGCATCGCGCCCACGCTCACGCTGGCGTTGTCCGCGCCGGGCGTGGCGCCGTGGCGGCAGATCGCCGCCGAAACGCGCCGGCTGGCGCAACGCCTGGCGCGCGAGCCGGCGGCGGAGGCGGCCATCGCCAGCGCCGAGGCGTCGCTCGCGCAGGTGCGCCAACGTCTCGCGGCGCGCCCGGATGTCTTGAAGCGGCCGGTATTCGTCGTCGAGTTCGTCGATGACCGGCACGTGCTCGCGTTCGGCGCGCCCAGCCTGTTCGGCGACGTGATGACCCGCGTGGGCCTCGCGAATGCGTGGACCCGCGACACCAATGCGCGCGGCTACGCCATGACCGACTTCACCCGTCTCGCCGCGGTGCGCGACGCGGGAGAGGCGTGCCTCGTCTATCTGGAACCCTTGCCCGACGCCGCGCGGGCCACGCTCGCAAGCGGCGTGCTCTGGCGCAGCCTGCCGTTCGCGCGCGCGCGGCGCGTGGCGGCCATGCCGAAGGTCTCGCCGGGCGGCGCGCTCTACAGCGGCGCGCGCTTCGCCCGGCAACTCGCCGACGCGCTGCTCGCGGAGGCTGGCCATGCCTGA
- a CDS encoding TonB-dependent siderophore receptor yields MKGRHKNNTTGRRRVQTPLAHFARLGLTGMTGLTLALPGIVHAQQPATDGTDSAAAAPARAAQSAPAEPAAQPAQSAQSAQAAASATLPAVQVTTQRESPTGPTAGIVAKRSITGTKTDTPIVRVPQSISVVTRDQMDQQGARTVDQALRYTPGVYSQDSTDFRFDQLRGRGFDYSEYLDGMILQPSAYYANPRIDPYFVERVEVLRGPASVLYGAGSPAGIVNLVSKLPTEEAVHEVMLQFANHDGYEAGFDLGGKVDEAGTVLYRLTGLGRDADTQVDGIKDQRLAIAPSVTIRPTKDTSLTLYAQYQRDPAGGLFDSLPVSGVATYNPNGKIATGTYVGNPNDDYFRRTQYAFGYRFEQKLNDTFTFRSNARYLHDDIDYHQTFFSNWATGSTSTLNMNAFLDREHLSQFSMDNQLQAKFATGALKQTVLFGVDYQRLLNGVNSGTGAVGTLNPFVADFSHLAAITTTNKRVDTATDQVGVYVQDQIEYGRWLVTLGARNDWTATNIQTQTTTANTLQHQTPHAFTWRGGVSYLLDSGVAPYFSYAKSFQPSVGTTFAGDALVPTTGEEYEVGVKYQPKSYNALYTLSLYNLTQQNVSTTDLLHPGYAVQTGEVRSRGIELEGHVQLTDSLAVLGSYTYVNQVVTKSNTASQLGKRPPIAPRNMASLWADYTLHGGPLRGLGFGGGVRYLGMSAGDTANTFDVGSVVLLDAAVHYDIGNWKFALNGTNLTNRKYVAYCSGGACYYGSTIGVLGTAKYQW; encoded by the coding sequence ATGAAGGGACGACACAAGAACAACACGACGGGGCGCCGCCGGGTGCAGACGCCGCTCGCGCACTTCGCGCGACTCGGGCTGACGGGTATGACGGGGCTCACGCTGGCGCTACCGGGCATCGTGCACGCGCAGCAGCCGGCAACGGACGGCACCGACAGCGCCGCCGCCGCGCCCGCACGCGCGGCACAGTCCGCCCCGGCGGAACCGGCGGCGCAACCGGCGCAATCGGCACAATCGGCACAAGCCGCGGCCAGCGCCACGCTGCCCGCCGTGCAGGTCACGACGCAGCGCGAGTCGCCCACGGGCCCGACGGCCGGCATCGTCGCGAAACGCAGCATCACGGGCACGAAAACGGATACGCCCATCGTGCGCGTGCCGCAGTCGATCTCCGTGGTCACGCGCGACCAGATGGACCAGCAAGGCGCGCGGACCGTCGACCAGGCGCTGCGCTACACGCCCGGCGTGTATTCGCAGGATTCGACCGACTTCCGCTTCGACCAGTTGCGCGGGCGGGGCTTCGACTATTCCGAATACCTCGACGGAATGATTCTGCAGCCGAGCGCGTATTACGCGAATCCGCGCATCGACCCGTATTTCGTGGAGCGCGTGGAAGTGCTGCGCGGCCCGGCCTCGGTGCTGTACGGCGCGGGCAGTCCGGCGGGCATCGTCAACCTGGTGTCGAAGCTGCCGACCGAGGAAGCGGTGCACGAAGTCATGCTCCAGTTCGCCAACCACGACGGCTACGAGGCGGGCTTCGACCTGGGCGGCAAGGTCGACGAGGCGGGCACGGTGCTGTATCGCCTCACGGGCCTCGGGCGCGACGCCGACACCCAGGTGGACGGCATCAAGGACCAGCGTCTCGCCATCGCGCCGAGCGTGACGATCCGGCCGACCAAAGACACCTCGCTCACGCTTTACGCGCAGTATCAGCGCGACCCGGCGGGCGGGCTGTTCGATTCGCTGCCGGTGAGCGGCGTGGCGACGTACAACCCCAACGGCAAGATCGCGACGGGCACCTACGTCGGCAATCCCAACGACGACTATTTCCGCCGCACGCAGTACGCATTCGGCTACCGCTTCGAGCAGAAGCTCAACGACACCTTCACGTTCCGCTCGAACGCGCGGTATCTGCACGACGATATCGACTATCACCAGACGTTCTTCAGCAACTGGGCGACGGGTTCGACCTCGACGCTCAACATGAACGCGTTCCTCGACCGCGAGCATCTGAGCCAGTTCTCGATGGACAACCAGTTGCAGGCGAAATTCGCCACGGGCGCGCTGAAGCAGACGGTGCTGTTCGGCGTGGATTACCAGCGCCTCCTGAACGGCGTGAACTCGGGCACGGGCGCGGTCGGCACGCTCAATCCGTTCGTGGCGGACTTCTCGCATCTCGCGGCGATCACGACCACCAACAAGCGCGTGGACACGGCCACCGACCAGGTGGGCGTGTACGTGCAGGATCAGATCGAGTACGGCCGCTGGCTCGTCACGCTCGGCGCGCGCAACGACTGGACGGCGACCAACATCCAGACGCAGACCACGACGGCCAATACGCTCCAGCATCAAACGCCGCATGCGTTCACGTGGCGCGGCGGCGTGTCGTATCTGCTCGACAGCGGCGTGGCGCCGTACTTCAGCTACGCGAAGTCGTTCCAGCCGAGCGTGGGCACGACTTTCGCCGGCGACGCGCTCGTGCCAACCACGGGCGAGGAATACGAAGTGGGCGTGAAGTATCAGCCGAAGAGCTATAACGCGCTCTACACGCTGTCGCTCTACAACCTCACGCAGCAGAACGTTTCCACGACGGACCTGCTGCATCCGGGCTACGCCGTGCAGACGGGCGAAGTACGCTCGCGCGGCATCGAACTGGAAGGGCACGTGCAGCTCACCGACTCGCTGGCCGTGCTCGGGTCGTACACCTACGTGAACCAGGTCGTGACGAAGAGCAATACGGCTTCGCAGCTGGGCAAGCGGCCGCCCATCGCGCCGCGCAACATGGCCTCGCTGTGGGCCGACTACACGCTGCACGGCGGACCGCTGCGCGGCCTGGGCTTCGGCGGCGGCGTGCGCTATCTGGGCATGTCGGCGGGCGACACGGCCAACACGTTCGACGTGGGCAGCGTGGTGCTGCTCGACGCGGCCGTGCACTACGACATCGGCAACTGGAAGTTCGCGCTCAACGGCACGAACCTCACGAATCGCAAGTACGTGGCGTATTGCTCGGGCGGCGCGTGCTACTACGGTTCGACGATCGGCGTGCTCGGAACGGCGAAGTATCAATGGTGA
- a CDS encoding AraC family transcriptional regulator: MDTSLHLPARSLAAAAARRELPNVFGQSIEYESGAREVAHTHPRAQLLYATSGLIRVRTPGASWIVGPNRALLVPPRVEHELEMVGTVAFRTLYIEPCPVTEEVEGRLLPVSGLLREAILAMVAEPVRPHAPGSLADLLAQLIARLLDAALQSADAVPDVLAASPDAIAADAGRLPMPQHPRLRKICQALMDDPANAESLEHWGDRLGASSRTLARHFQRETGMPFAKWREQMRVSEAMCQLSTQTPIPDVAARLGYADANTFAVMFKRVLNMTPLKYQAMMCPPA; encoded by the coding sequence ATGGACACGAGCCTCCACCTTCCGGCGCGCTCGCTCGCGGCCGCCGCCGCGCGGCGCGAACTGCCCAACGTCTTCGGCCAGTCGATCGAATACGAATCGGGCGCGCGCGAAGTCGCGCACACGCACCCGCGCGCGCAACTGCTCTATGCGACGAGCGGGCTGATTCGCGTGCGCACGCCGGGCGCGAGCTGGATCGTCGGTCCGAATCGCGCGCTGCTGGTGCCGCCGCGCGTGGAGCACGAACTGGAGATGGTCGGCACGGTGGCGTTTCGCACGCTCTATATCGAGCCGTGCCCCGTGACGGAAGAGGTCGAGGGGCGTCTGCTGCCGGTCAGCGGCTTGCTGCGCGAGGCGATCCTCGCGATGGTGGCGGAGCCGGTGCGCCCGCACGCGCCGGGCAGTCTCGCCGACCTCCTCGCGCAACTCATCGCCCGGCTGCTCGACGCGGCCTTGCAAAGCGCCGACGCCGTGCCCGACGTGCTCGCGGCCAGCCCCGACGCCATTGCCGCCGACGCCGGGCGCCTGCCGATGCCGCAGCACCCGCGCCTGCGCAAGATCTGCCAGGCGCTCATGGACGACCCCGCGAACGCGGAATCGCTCGAACATTGGGGCGACCGGCTGGGCGCGAGTTCGCGCACGCTCGCGCGGCATTTCCAGCGCGAAACCGGCATGCCGTTCGCGAAGTGGCGCGAGCAGATGCGGGTGTCGGAAGCGATGTGCCAGCTGTCCACCCAAACGCCCATACCCGACGTGGCCGCGCGCCTCGGTTACGCCGACGCCAACACGTTCGCGGTGATGTTCAAGCGCGTGCTCAACATGACGCCGCTGAAGTATCAGGCGATGATGTGCCCGCCGGCTTGA